From a single Anaerolineae bacterium genomic region:
- a CDS encoding succinate dehydrogenase iron-sulfur subunit: MKAHFRIRRFNPETNAKPYWQDFTLEDVAPADRVLELLHRIKWEQDGTLAFRRSCAHGVCGSDAMRINGRNMLACKVLVSSLAAEGAESVTIQVEPILGLPVIKDLIVDMEPFFAHYRAVMPYFVNNDPPPADGRERRQSPEERAIFDDSTKCILCAACTTSCPSFWANGSYVGPAAIVQAHRFIFDSRDQAAEQRLDILAAPDGVWRCRTIFNCTPACPREIEVTRAIGEVKLAIQMGAERMRARKMTQGGTE, encoded by the coding sequence ATGAAAGCCCATTTCCGCATCCGGCGCTTCAACCCGGAGACCAACGCTAAGCCCTACTGGCAGGACTTCACCCTGGAAGATGTCGCCCCTGCCGACCGCGTGCTGGAGTTGCTGCATCGCATCAAGTGGGAGCAAGACGGCACGCTGGCCTTCCGGCGCTCATGCGCGCACGGCGTGTGCGGTTCCGACGCCATGCGAATCAACGGCCGCAACATGCTGGCTTGCAAGGTGCTGGTCAGCAGCCTGGCGGCGGAAGGCGCGGAGAGCGTGACCATTCAGGTGGAACCGATCCTGGGCCTGCCGGTGATCAAAGACCTGATCGTGGATATGGAGCCGTTCTTCGCCCACTACCGGGCGGTGATGCCCTACTTCGTCAACAACGACCCGCCCCCGGCGGACGGCCGGGAGCGCCGCCAGTCACCGGAAGAGCGGGCGATCTTTGACGACAGCACCAAGTGCATCCTGTGCGCGGCCTGCACGACAAGCTGTCCCTCCTTCTGGGCCAATGGGTCGTATGTTGGGCCGGCGGCGATCGTCCAGGCCCACCGTTTCATCTTCGACAGCCGCGACCAGGCTGCGGAGCAGCGGCTGGATATCCTGGCTGCGCCGGATGGCGTCTGGCGCTGCCGGACGATCTTCAACTGCACACCGGCCTGCCCGCGTGAGATCGAGGTCACACGGGCCATCGGCGAGGTCAAGCTGGCCATCCAGATGGGGGCGGAGCGGATGCGCGCCCGCAAAATGACGCAGGGCGGGACGGAGTAG
- a CDS encoding isoprenylcysteine carboxylmethyltransferase family protein, translated as MNEPAKPAGRVLRRAARMLSGPLVVAALLVGTAGRLDWWPGWLLVGLFFAYSLALLLGAGTLLEARRQQPQNTPPAELALLIAVAALMVVMLGVAGLEARAGQPSRIPLVLQIAGWVILLPAAWLATWALLTNPFAIAFSRIQPERDQRVITHGPYRLMRHPVYAGAIAFALGTPLGLGSAWALLPGGVLTALFVMRTVREDALLREQLPGYAEYAAHVRYRLLPGVW; from the coding sequence ATGAACGAGCCTGCAAAGCCAGCCGGTCGAGTCTTACGCCGGGCAGCGCGGATGCTCTCCGGCCCGCTGGTTGTCGCCGCGCTACTGGTGGGGACGGCGGGGCGCCTGGACTGGTGGCCGGGCTGGCTGCTGGTGGGATTGTTCTTTGCCTACTCGCTGGCCCTGTTGCTGGGGGCCGGGACGCTGCTGGAGGCTCGCCGCCAGCAGCCACAGAACACACCCCCGGCGGAGCTTGCGCTGCTGATCGCGGTGGCGGCGCTCATGGTTGTCATGCTTGGCGTGGCTGGCCTTGAAGCTCGCGCCGGGCAACCTTCCCGTATCCCGCTTGTCCTGCAGATCGCTGGCTGGGTGATCCTGTTACCCGCCGCCTGGCTTGCCACCTGGGCGCTGCTGACCAACCCGTTTGCGATCGCTTTCAGCCGCATCCAGCCTGAACGCGATCAGCGGGTGATCACGCACGGGCCGTACCGGCTGATGCGCCATCCAGTCTATGCCGGGGCGATTGCCTTCGCGCTGGGTACACCGCTGGGACTGGGATCGGCGTGGGCGCTGCTGCCGGGCGGGGTGCTCACCGCGCTGTTTGTGATGCGGACGGTCAGGGAAGACGCCCTGCTGCGCGAGCAATTGCCTGGCTACGCCGAGTACGCGGCGCATGTGCGCTACCGGCTACTGCCAGGGGTGTGGTGA
- a CDS encoding methyltransferase domain-containing protein yields MAVEDGARPDRGQQRVTGIEELLADLQAELNLTWHPGGRDATDVLAAACHIRPGARVLEVGCGVGLTACYLARRYGCRITGIDSRPRLIARARERAAWLGLGDRADFHVCDALSPLSSGADAVGYDAVGYDAVIGEAVLAYLPEKATALRTWMDVTRPGGYVGFSDATWLRPPNPASLALARDALGRSLVLLSPDDWAALLRETGLLEVTAYVRPLHAAGEARQQLEHAGAGLLRAWVRAAALWVSRPADRQIIRRALGMPRELFGTWGYGVWAGRKP; encoded by the coding sequence ATGGCGGTCGAAGATGGCGCCAGACCGGATCGAGGCCAGCAGCGTGTGACCGGAATCGAGGAGTTGCTCGCTGACCTGCAGGCCGAACTGAATCTCACCTGGCATCCTGGTGGCCGCGACGCAACCGACGTGCTGGCCGCTGCCTGTCACATCCGGCCGGGAGCGCGGGTGCTGGAGGTTGGTTGCGGCGTGGGCCTGACGGCGTGTTACCTGGCCCGCCGCTACGGGTGCAGGATCACCGGGATCGACAGCCGCCCGCGCCTGATCGCCCGCGCCCGTGAGCGGGCGGCGTGGCTGGGCCTCGGCGACCGGGCCGATTTCCACGTATGCGATGCTCTCAGCCCCCTGTCTTCTGGCGCCGACGCCGTCGGTTACGACGCCGTCGGTTACGACGCCGTGATCGGGGAAGCCGTGCTGGCTTACCTGCCGGAGAAAGCGACGGCGCTGCGCACCTGGATGGATGTTACCCGTCCGGGCGGATACGTGGGCTTCAGCGATGCCACGTGGCTCAGACCACCGAACCCGGCTTCGCTGGCGCTGGCAAGGGACGCGCTGGGCCGGAGCTTGGTCCTCCTGTCGCCAGATGACTGGGCGGCGCTGCTGCGAGAGACCGGACTGCTGGAAGTGACGGCTTACGTGCGCCCGTTGCATGCCGCTGGCGAGGCCCGCCAGCAACTTGAACACGCCGGGGCCGGGCTGCTCCGCGCCTGGGTCCGGGCCGCTGCGTTATGGGTTAGTCGCCCGGCTGATCGGCAGATCATCCGCCGTGCTCTGGGTATGCCGCGTGAGCTGTTCGGCACGTGGGGCTACGGCGTCTGGGCCGGGCGGAAACCGTGA